A genomic region of Desulfobacterales bacterium contains the following coding sequences:
- a CDS encoding MFS transporter yields MNTGLNHSIKPHLGSFSAALHFINRQQRDWKVTVGRTSLDKLAYQMIFPYLSIYIVALGASATQLGMVNSVGMICAGVASPLVGWFIDRTGPKKIYLTGIGFMAISYLMYSLAGGWTITIFAMIAYWLGQSVSTQSCATVCGNCLQNQDRATGMTICETVAAGLLGMVGPMLAAWLITAFGGVSVDGIRPLFFVALAISIGSLLLVYTQLSNRKWNNVNRSPQNLFSDLYGIIRGGRYLRRWLVLAAIGNLPLGMIFPFSQVFANEAKGADGFILAAMVTGASLTSIVLAIPLGRLADSIGRKRVLYLTIPLFWVSNAILVWATSPAWLVIAGVLQGFYWIGAPIAMAMERELVPADQMGRWLGITRCFRMLLNAAMAFLAGLIWDKIGPQYVFMAFVALDLLIRMPLLISMPETLKTRFPA; encoded by the coding sequence ATGAATACCGGACTCAATCATTCTATTAAGCCTCATTTGGGCTCTTTTTCCGCGGCGCTCCATTTCATAAACCGGCAGCAGCGCGACTGGAAAGTTACGGTTGGCCGGACATCTCTGGACAAGCTTGCCTATCAGATGATTTTCCCCTACCTGTCCATCTATATCGTGGCCCTGGGGGCCAGCGCGACGCAGCTGGGGATGGTGAACAGCGTCGGCATGATTTGCGCCGGCGTGGCCAGTCCGCTGGTGGGTTGGTTCATAGACCGGACCGGTCCCAAAAAAATCTACCTCACCGGCATCGGCTTTATGGCGATTTCCTATCTCATGTACAGCCTGGCCGGCGGCTGGACGATTACCATTTTTGCCATGATTGCCTATTGGCTGGGCCAATCAGTCAGCACCCAAAGCTGTGCGACGGTTTGCGGGAATTGCCTGCAGAACCAGGATCGGGCCACCGGTATGACGATCTGTGAGACTGTCGCTGCCGGGCTGTTGGGGATGGTCGGCCCCATGCTGGCCGCGTGGCTGATAACGGCTTTCGGCGGGGTCAGCGTCGACGGCATCCGGCCGTTATTCTTTGTCGCCCTGGCCATCAGCATCGGCAGCCTGCTTTTGGTTTACACGCAGTTATCAAACCGGAAATGGAACAACGTCAACAGATCCCCGCAGAATTTATTCTCAGACCTTTACGGGATTATCAGGGGGGGCCGCTATCTCAGGCGTTGGCTGGTCCTGGCTGCGATCGGCAATCTGCCCCTCGGCATGATTTTTCCATTTTCCCAGGTTTTCGCCAATGAGGCCAAAGGGGCGGACGGGTTTATCCTGGCGGCCATGGTTACCGGGGCGTCCCTGACATCCATCGTCCTTGCCATACCCTTGGGGCGGCTGGCCGACAGCATCGGCCGCAAACGGGTTCTATACCTGACCATCCCGCTTTTCTGGGTATCCAACGCCATCCTGGTATGGGCGACAAGCCCGGCCTGGCTGGTCATTGCCGGAGTTCTACAAGGGTTCTACTGGATCGGCGCACCCATCGCCATGGCAATGGAACGGGAGCTGGTGCCGGCCGATCAGATGGGACGGTGGCTGGGAATCACGCGCTGTTTCCGGATGCTGCTGAATGCCGCCATGGCGTTCCTGGCAGGTCTGATATGGGATAAAATCGGACCGCAATATGTGTTCATGGCCTTTGTCGCCCTCGACCTGCTGATCCGGATGCCGCTGCTCATTTCCATGCCAGAAACCCTCAAAACCCGTTTTCCCGCCTGA
- the cfa gene encoding cyclopropane fatty acyl phospholipid synthase produces the protein MAGNALLHRFERLLALADVEIGGTRAWDIHIHNQGLYTRVMTGGSLALGQSYMDGWWDCPRLDEFFFRILRAQLDTMVKPRTWLLDSLKVGLFNRQKPSRAYQVGSHHYDMDIHFYRHMLDDRLIYSCGFWETATTLEAAQENKLNLVCRKLDLQPGMRVLDIGCGWGWTAKFIAERFDVEVVGITVSDRQAAYAKELCRGLPIDIRLQDYRKIDESFDRVLSIGMFEHVGHKNYAGFMRVVRNCLKDDESLFLLHTIGTNQSDTVTDPWIERYIFPNSILPSAKQICAAVEGVFVLEDWHSFGPDYDRTLLQWFRNLDKNWEILSASYDNHFYRMWKYYLLSCAGSFRARKNQLWQLVLSPKGILRGYRTQRHYV, from the coding sequence ATGGCTGGAAATGCGCTGCTCCACAGATTTGAACGGCTGCTGGCCCTGGCCGATGTTGAAATCGGCGGAACGCGCGCATGGGATATCCACATCCATAATCAAGGGCTTTATACCCGTGTCATGACGGGCGGTTCGCTGGCTTTGGGCCAATCTTACATGGATGGCTGGTGGGATTGCCCCAGACTGGACGAGTTTTTTTTTCGAATTCTGCGGGCGCAGCTCGATACCATGGTAAAGCCCCGCACATGGCTGCTCGATTCCCTGAAAGTCGGGCTGTTCAACCGCCAGAAGCCGTCGCGAGCCTACCAGGTCGGATCGCATCACTACGATATGGACATCCATTTCTATCGGCACATGCTCGATGATCGGCTGATCTACAGTTGCGGTTTCTGGGAAACCGCAACCACCCTTGAAGCCGCCCAGGAAAACAAGCTGAATCTTGTCTGTCGCAAGCTGGATTTGCAGCCGGGCATGCGGGTTCTGGACATCGGATGCGGTTGGGGATGGACCGCCAAGTTTATCGCGGAACGGTTCGACGTCGAAGTTGTCGGCATCACTGTTTCAGACCGGCAGGCAGCCTATGCAAAAGAATTGTGCCGGGGACTCCCCATCGATATCCGCCTGCAGGATTATCGAAAGATTGATGAATCTTTTGATCGCGTTCTGTCCATCGGCATGTTTGAACATGTCGGTCACAAGAACTACGCCGGTTTTATGCGTGTCGTCAGGAATTGCCTGAAGGATGATGAAAGCCTCTTTTTGCTGCATACCATCGGAACAAACCAGTCTGACACCGTCACCGACCCCTGGATCGAACGCTACATCTTTCCGAATTCCATACTGCCGTCGGCCAAACAGATATGTGCCGCCGTCGAGGGAGTCTTCGTTCTGGAGGACTGGCACAGTTTTGGTCCGGATTACGACCGGACCCTGTTGCAATGGTTCCGTAATTTAGATAAAAACTGGGAAATCCTCAGTGCCTCCTATGACAACCACTTCTACCGGATGTGGAAATATTACCTGTTGTCCTGTGCCGGGTCTTTCCGCGCCAGAAAAAATCAGTTGTGGCAATTGGTGCTTTCTCCCAAAGGGATACTTCGCGGATACAGGACACAGCGCCATTACGTTTGA
- a CDS encoding 30S ribosomal protein S1, with the protein MSDDINNEKEHEEESFADLFESYSAGMKDDLKVGDKIMARIISIGKNSVFLDTGTKVDGVVEGAELLDKDGNMPYHEGDEIELYVVLQNEHEIRLSKAISGVGGIELLQDAFASAIPVEGKVSATCKGGFHVEMLQRRTFCPISQIDVNFVETPEDYVGQTFQFLITQFEERGRNIVVSRRKLLAKAMEKEKEAFLETLNKGDLIEGRVTRLMPYGAFVELTPGLEGMVHISELSWSRVDKPDDIVQANDRVMVKVVDISESDKKNQKKIALSMKQVSGDPWDTVAEKIHAGDKVNGKVTRCMDFGAFVEIAPGIEGLVHVSEMSYVKRIIKPDDVVKPGEMVSVLVKELDPKGRRISLSLRAAEGDPWLEVSDKFRVGQIVTGTLEKKEKFGYFISLAPGITGLLPKSKISASEKPAAIEGLKVGDPLAVTVESIRLHERKISLAAGDATDEGAWKNFAPAAPQEPAGDLAEKLRQAMAEKNNK; encoded by the coding sequence ATGTCAGACGACATCAACAACGAGAAAGAACACGAGGAAGAAAGCTTTGCCGATCTTTTCGAATCTTACAGCGCCGGCATGAAGGACGATCTCAAGGTCGGCGACAAGATAATGGCCAGGATCATTTCCATTGGAAAAAATTCGGTTTTTTTGGATACCGGCACCAAAGTTGACGGGGTTGTGGAGGGGGCGGAACTGCTGGACAAAGACGGAAACATGCCCTATCACGAAGGCGATGAAATTGAACTGTATGTAGTCTTGCAGAATGAGCATGAAATCCGGCTTTCCAAAGCCATTTCCGGTGTCGGCGGGATCGAGCTGCTGCAAGACGCCTTTGCCAGCGCCATTCCGGTGGAAGGAAAAGTCAGCGCTACCTGCAAAGGAGGATTCCACGTTGAAATGCTGCAGCGGCGCACTTTTTGTCCCATCAGCCAGATCGACGTCAACTTTGTGGAAACTCCCGAAGATTACGTGGGGCAGACATTTCAATTTTTGATTACCCAGTTTGAGGAAAGGGGCCGGAACATCGTTGTCTCCCGCCGGAAACTGCTGGCCAAGGCCATGGAAAAAGAAAAAGAAGCCTTTTTAGAGACCTTGAATAAGGGCGATCTTATAGAGGGCCGGGTCACCCGGCTGATGCCTTACGGCGCGTTTGTCGAACTGACCCCCGGCCTTGAGGGAATGGTTCATATTTCCGAGCTGAGCTGGTCCCGTGTAGACAAACCTGATGACATCGTCCAGGCCAATGACAGGGTCATGGTCAAAGTGGTGGACATCAGCGAAAGCGACAAAAAAAATCAGAAAAAAATCGCCCTGTCCATGAAACAGGTTTCCGGGGATCCCTGGGATACGGTTGCAGAAAAAATTCACGCCGGCGACAAAGTGAACGGAAAGGTTACCCGCTGCATGGATTTTGGCGCTTTTGTGGAAATCGCTCCCGGCATCGAAGGCCTGGTTCATGTCAGCGAAATGAGCTATGTCAAACGGATTATCAAACCCGACGACGTGGTCAAGCCGGGTGAAATGGTTTCCGTCCTGGTAAAGGAACTCGATCCCAAAGGACGGCGAATATCCCTGAGCCTCCGCGCAGCCGAGGGAGATCCCTGGCTGGAAGTGTCGGACAAGTTCCGGGTCGGACAGATCGTTACCGGAACCCTGGAGAAGAAAGAAAAATTCGGTTATTTTATCTCTCTGGCGCCCGGCATTACTGGGCTTCTGCCGAAATCAAAAATCAGCGCCTCCGAGAAACCCGCGGCCATCGAAGGGCTTAAGGTCGGTGATCCACTGGCCGTAACCGTTGAATCGATCCGTCTGCACGAACGAAAGATTTCACTGGCTGCCGGGGACGCAACCGACGAAGGCGCGTGGAAAAATTTCGCTCCGGCCGCACCCCAGGAACCCGCCGGCGATCTGGCTGAAAAGCTGCGCCAAGCCATGGCGGAAAAGAATAACAAGTAA
- a CDS encoding hydratase, which yields MTTISKAKGIYLINNMEVVEDNDKSTQKRVDAACRRQGLKATEAQNLVPDKLKQETIAYGILQSHNKGRDKESLNISFDSLASHDITYVGITQTARAGGLERFPLPHVLTNCHNSLCAVGGTINEDDHVFGLSAAKKYGGIFVPTHLAVIHQYVREMMSGCGRMILGADSHTRYGALGTMGVGEGAPELVKQLLGETWDIQYPDVVAVYLEGTPPKGTGPQDVALALVAALFQSGYVKNKVMEFVGPGISNLSVEFRIGIDVMTTETTCLSSIWTTDKEVKKYYRVHGRENDFSVLAPGPVAYYDGLVRVDLSKIEPMIALPFHPSNAYAISDFKKNAGDILRKTEKEAAALFDRQRVAFSLADKVKGKKVKIDQGIVAGCSGGMFENISAMADIIAGADNAGSSFQLSVYPASQPINLALTKNKSIQKLLAAGVVIRSAFCGPCFGAGDTPANNALSIRHTTRNFPNREGSKPGEGQIAAVALMDARSIAATYRNGGYLTSAAETLDYKDRYPYRFEKEIYDKKVYNGFRKPLKKEALVMGPNIADWPKMDPLPRNLLLTVVSILQDPVTTTDELIPSGETASYRSNPLRLAEFTLSRKDPGYVQRAKDVQAMYHAAKNSSADKLPAQIKAMYKVISARIPGFTDMDSLAKNTGIGSLVYAIKPGDGSAREQAASCQKVLGTWANIAREYATKRYRSNCINWGVLPFISESEKINFSLNSSIFLPGIRTLLEEAKEDVSGWIIENNTVRPLKLSLPGLTEKDRQILLAGNMINYQAGNRKLKRL from the coding sequence ATGACCACCATCTCAAAGGCAAAGGGTATTTACCTGATCAACAATATGGAAGTCGTTGAAGACAATGACAAATCAACTCAGAAACGCGTTGACGCTGCCTGCCGGCGGCAGGGGCTGAAGGCAACCGAGGCCCAAAATCTGGTTCCCGACAAACTGAAACAGGAGACTATCGCCTACGGCATTCTCCAAAGTCACAACAAAGGCAGGGACAAAGAGTCGCTCAATATTTCCTTTGATTCCCTGGCTTCCCACGACATCACCTACGTCGGCATCACCCAGACTGCCCGGGCCGGCGGCCTGGAACGATTTCCCCTGCCCCATGTCCTGACCAACTGCCACAACAGCCTTTGTGCGGTGGGCGGCACCATCAACGAGGACGATCATGTCTTCGGTCTTTCAGCCGCCAAAAAATACGGCGGAATTTTCGTTCCCACCCATCTGGCGGTGATCCATCAGTATGTGCGCGAGATGATGTCCGGCTGCGGCCGGATGATTCTCGGGGCCGACAGCCATACCCGCTACGGCGCACTGGGGACCATGGGTGTCGGCGAAGGCGCCCCGGAACTGGTCAAGCAGCTCCTGGGTGAAACCTGGGACATCCAATATCCCGATGTCGTGGCCGTCTATCTGGAAGGTACGCCCCCCAAAGGGACCGGGCCCCAGGATGTCGCACTGGCCCTCGTCGCGGCCCTGTTTCAATCAGGATATGTCAAAAACAAGGTCATGGAGTTTGTCGGCCCGGGAATCTCAAACCTTTCGGTCGAGTTTCGCATCGGCATCGATGTCATGACCACCGAGACCACCTGCCTGAGTTCCATCTGGACTACCGACAAGGAAGTTAAAAAATATTACCGGGTCCACGGCCGCGAAAATGATTTTAGCGTGCTGGCACCGGGCCCTGTTGCGTATTATGACGGCCTGGTGCGGGTGGATCTGTCCAAAATAGAACCCATGATCGCCCTGCCCTTTCATCCCAGCAATGCCTACGCCATTTCAGATTTCAAGAAAAACGCCGGGGACATTCTTAGAAAAACGGAAAAAGAGGCCGCCGCTCTTTTTGACCGTCAGCGCGTCGCTTTTTCCCTTGCGGACAAGGTCAAGGGCAAAAAAGTCAAAATCGACCAGGGGATCGTTGCCGGTTGTTCGGGCGGCATGTTCGAGAATATCAGCGCCATGGCGGATATTATTGCTGGGGCCGATAATGCCGGCAGCAGCTTTCAGCTGAGCGTCTATCCGGCCAGCCAGCCGATCAATCTGGCGCTGACAAAAAACAAATCCATTCAAAAACTCCTGGCGGCCGGCGTTGTCATTCGCAGCGCCTTCTGCGGCCCCTGTTTCGGCGCCGGTGATACCCCTGCCAACAACGCCCTGAGCATCCGGCACACCACCCGCAATTTCCCGAACCGGGAAGGCTCAAAACCCGGCGAAGGCCAGATCGCGGCCGTCGCTCTGATGGACGCCCGCTCGATTGCCGCCACTTACAGAAACGGGGGCTATCTGACCTCTGCGGCCGAAACCCTCGACTATAAGGATCGTTATCCCTACCGCTTCGAAAAAGAAATTTACGATAAAAAAGTTTACAACGGCTTTCGCAAGCCGCTAAAAAAAGAAGCGCTGGTCATGGGTCCCAACATTGCCGACTGGCCGAAAATGGATCCGCTCCCCCGGAATCTGCTTCTCACGGTCGTTTCCATACTGCAGGATCCCGTCACCACCACCGACGAGCTGATTCCTTCCGGAGAAACAGCATCCTACCGCTCCAACCCGCTTAGGCTGGCGGAATTCACCCTGAGCCGGAAAGATCCGGGTTATGTCCAGCGGGCCAAGGACGTCCAGGCCATGTATCATGCCGCTAAAAACAGCTCGGCCGACAAACTTCCGGCCCAAATAAAAGCCATGTACAAAGTTATTTCCGCCCGGATTCCGGGATTCACCGATATGGACAGTCTCGCTAAAAATACCGGAATCGGAAGCCTGGTTTATGCCATAAAACCCGGAGACGGGTCCGCCCGCGAGCAGGCCGCCTCCTGTCAGAAGGTCCTGGGCACCTGGGCCAATATCGCCCGGGAATACGCCACCAAGCGCTACCGCTCAAACTGCATCAACTGGGGAGTTCTGCCATTTATTTCGGAGAGCGAAAAAATAAACTTTTCTTTGAACAGCTCCATTTTCCTGCCCGGAATCCGCACCTTGTTGGAAGAAGCTAAAGAGGATGTTTCCGGCTGGATCATCGAAAACAACACGGTGCGCCCGTTAAAGCTGTCTCTGCCCGGCCTGACGGAAAAGGACCGGCAAATCCTGCTGGCCGGCAACATGATCAACTACCAGGCCGGAAACCGGAAACTGAAGCGCCTGTAA
- the cydB gene encoding cytochrome d ubiquinol oxidase subunit II, whose translation MFSFESFLDLPLIWYGLIITAVILYVILDGFDLGVGILFPFAPSDQCRDRMMNSIAPFWDGNETWLVLGGGGLFAAFPLAYAVLMPALYIPVILMLLGLIFRGVAFEFRFKANRSRVIWDYAFHFGSLAAAFMQGMFVGAYVQGVNVTGRSFSGGAFDWLNAYSVMTGIALVFGYALLGATWVVMKTDGATQRWARKTAAYALGYVGLFLAIVSISMPAMNAAVRALWFSLPNFFYLLPVPLVTAALFIMIWRDLHTGREYRPFFLSIGIFLLGYLGLGISLWPWLVPFGVSFRQAAAAPESQSLLLVGTAVMLPMVLGYTAFCYYVFRGKASHEAIY comes from the coding sequence ATGTTTAGTTTCGAATCATTTCTGGATTTGCCGCTGATCTGGTACGGCCTGATCATCACGGCGGTCATCCTTTACGTTATCCTCGACGGATTTGATCTGGGGGTGGGAATCCTGTTTCCTTTCGCCCCTTCGGACCAGTGCCGGGACCGCATGATGAACTCAATCGCGCCCTTCTGGGACGGCAACGAAACCTGGCTGGTACTGGGCGGCGGCGGGCTGTTTGCGGCTTTTCCCCTGGCTTACGCTGTTCTGATGCCGGCGCTCTACATCCCGGTGATCCTGATGCTGCTGGGCCTCATTTTCCGCGGGGTGGCCTTTGAGTTTCGCTTCAAGGCAAACCGTTCCCGGGTGATCTGGGACTATGCGTTTCATTTCGGATCCCTGGCGGCCGCCTTTATGCAAGGAATGTTCGTGGGCGCTTACGTCCAGGGCGTCAACGTAACGGGCCGCAGCTTTAGCGGCGGCGCCTTTGACTGGCTGAACGCATATAGCGTTATGACCGGGATTGCACTGGTGTTCGGCTATGCGCTCCTGGGCGCCACCTGGGTGGTGATGAAAACCGACGGGGCCACCCAGCGCTGGGCGCGAAAAACCGCGGCTTACGCGCTCGGATACGTGGGTCTGTTCCTGGCGATTGTCAGCATCAGCATGCCGGCGATGAATGCGGCGGTGCGGGCCCTGTGGTTCAGCCTCCCCAATTTCTTCTACCTTCTGCCGGTGCCCCTTGTGACGGCCGCCCTTTTCATCATGATATGGCGTGATTTGCACACGGGCAGGGAGTACCGCCCCTTTTTTCTGAGCATCGGAATCTTTCTGCTGGGATATCTGGGCCTGGGGATCAGCCTGTGGCCCTGGCTGGTGCCGTTTGGGGTCAGTTTCCGGCAGGCGGCTGCAGCGCCGGAATCCCAATCCCTGCTGCTGGTGGGAACGGCGGTAATGCTGCCGATGGTATTGGGCTACACGGCCTTCTGTTACTACGTGTTCAGAGGCAAGGCCTCCCATGAAGCCATTTACTGA